A region from the Cyprinus carpio isolate SPL01 chromosome A8, ASM1834038v1, whole genome shotgun sequence genome encodes:
- the kdm5bb gene encoding lysine-specific demethylase 5B-B isoform X3, whose translation MWSQPKSSHVTDWQPPFACDVDRLHFTPRIQRLNELEAQTRVKLNFLDQIAKFWELQGCTLKIPHVERKILDLYQLNRLVAEEGGFDLVCRERRWTKIAMTMGFAPGKAVGSHLRAHYERVLYPYHLFHSGTNLLALDLAAKLTSFGAPPGLEECLQKASVDDVNDKDKEYKPHDLLQRQNIHVQPCDMSAPARRAKRMKTESGCVKSEGGEECENRPNLRRRMGSFVVKPEPEREVPIQVKQEPVEIKEINPEPEKCKSRYKKNIPPPPVNMVDLYVCLVCGKGNDEDRLLLCDGCDDSYHTFCLIPPLSDVPKGDWRCPKCLAQECSKPQEAFGFEQACRDYSLKSFGEMADSFKSDYFNMPVHMVPTELVEKEFWRLVGTIEEDVTVEYGADIASKEFGSGFPIKGGKFKVAPHDEKYLQCGWNLNNMAMMTPSVLTHITADICGMTLPWLYVGMCFSSFCWHIEDHWSYSINYLHWGEPKTWYGAPGFAAEQLEAVMKKLAPELFESQPDLLHQLVTIMNPNTLMAHGVPIYRTNQCAGEFVITFPRSYHSGFNQGFNFAEAVNFCTVDWMPLGRQCVDHYRLLHRYCVFSHDEMVCNMAMKAGSLDVVLASAVQKDMRLMIKEERELRDKVRKMGVVQCELFEYDLLADDERQCVKCRTTCYLSALTCPCRPGVQVCLHHAHDLCSCPVSNYTLNYRFTLDDLYPMMNAVQQRAESYDEWAARVTEVMEAKLDKKRNVTVFRALLGESDEKSFPENDLLRQLRLVTQDAEKCSSVAQRLLNGKRQTRYRTGGGNSPNQLTVEEMRSFVRQLYNLPCSLTQAPLLKDLLNSIEDFQQHSEKLLSDEVSADSVSEIESLLEEGSQFDVFLPELPLLRERLEQTRWLTGVQQAEDLVSNPCGLSLDSMRRLIDRGVGLTPHPSTERTMARLQELLTISEEMEEKAQALLKARPPESLETLSSMLTQIDGVPAYLPNCLLLQDTVNRAKEWLQEAEDLQVGGQTLVLSSLSDMVLRAHAIPVRLEPLDQLEVLVSEVQAWKESAAKTFLIKNSPFTLFEVLCPRWEVGSSLKKKMRKVKGECVSSGKKKPVKLDSMSDVERALSDSKDSASAMFTLAEVRLKEQESLCSLRAANESKLLPTADCAALRVCVCQKPPMGAMLQCELCRDAFHSVCVRGPSDPLDPEAWLCPLCLRSTKPSLDKIQTLLSSLQRIRVRLPEGDALRYMIERAGSWQRRAREVIDSYDHSLTSQDCRRASPTLSHRTTGHKRKLCGSPSRCQDWGVSGQEQSVFYTEQRCIPLQGLSSELEELMVEGLLLQVSLPETQQLYRLLLSGPPTTNTSHTEHAPYLTPEHSSPQRERDAITSAEKKAKRRMNREETEIRDRGIKPKSKKQRMGTEKRRERKEASVSASDVSQSEDSEEDMTQCPAENCLQPEGEEVYWVQCDCCNCWFHMICVGVSAELAAKEDYMCVTCSTTNAGRRK comes from the exons ATGTGGTCTCAGCCTAAGAGCAGTCACGTCacg gactGGCAGCCTCCATTTGCATGTGATGTTGACAGACTTCATTTTACTCCACGAATCCAGAGACTCAACGAGCTCGAG GCTCAAACCAGAGTTAAACTCAACTTCTTGGACCAGATTGCCAAGTTTTGGGAACTACAAGGATGCACACTCAAAATTCCACACGTGGAGCGGAAGATCCTCGATCTGTACCAGCTCAACAGA CTGGTTGCAGAGGAGGGTGGATTCGATTTAGTTTGTAGAGAGAGGAGATGGACAAAGATTGCCATGACAATGGGTTTTGCCCCAGGCAAAGCTGTGGGGTCCCACCTGAGAGCCCATTACGAGAGGGTCCTGTACCCGTACCACCTCTTCCATTCTGGGACAAACCTGCTG GCTCTTGACCTCGCAGCCAAACTGACAAGTTTTGGGGCACCTCCTGGGCTGGAGGAG TGTCTGCAGAAGGCGTCAGTAGATGATGTAAATGACAAAGATAAAGAGTATAAACCCCACGACCTGCTACAGAGACAAAACATTCACGTTCAACCCTGCGACATGAGCGCACCTGCTAGACGAGCCAAGAGGATGAAAACAGAG tCTGGCTGTGTCAAGTCAGAGGGAGGTGAGGAATGTGAGAACAGACCCAATCTCAGGAGAAGAATGGGTTCATTCGTTGTCAAGCCTGAACCAG AAAGGGAGGTCCCTATACAGGTGAAGCAGGAACCTGTGGAGATAAAAGAGATAAATCCTGAACCAGAGAAATGCAAATCACGTTACAAGAAAAACATCCCCCCTCCTCCAGTCAACATG GTGGACCTgtatgtgtgtttagtgtgtggaAAGGGGAACGATGAGGATCGGTTGTTGCTATGCGACGGTTGTGATGATAGCTACCACACCTTCTGCTTGATCCCGCCCCTCAGTGATGTTCCTAAAGGTGATTGGAGGTGCCCTAAGTGTCTGGCTCAG GAGTGCAGTAAACCTCAGGAGGCATTTGGCTTCGAGCAAGCTTGCAGGGATTATTCTCTAAAATCCTTCGGGGAAATGGCAGACTCCTTCAAGTCAGACTATTTCAACATGCCTGTTCAT ATGGTGCCCACCGAATTGGTTGAAAAAGAGTTTTGGAGGTTGGTCGGCACCATTGAGGAGGATGTGACTGTGGAATATGGAGCTGACATCGCCTCGAAAGAGTTTGGAAGCGGTTTTCCAATAAAGGGTGGAAAGTTTAAGGTTGCGCCACATGATGAG AAGTATCTTCAGTGTGGGTGGAACCTGAATAACATGGCCATGATGACACCATCAGTGCTGACCCACATCACTGCTGATATCTGTGGCATGACTTTGCCGTGGCTGTACGTGGGCATGTGCTTCTCCTCTTTCTGCTGGCACATTGAGGACCACTGGAGCTATTCCATCAACTACCTGCACTG GGGGGAACCTAAGACCTGGTACGGTGCTCCTGGTTTTGCCGCTGAGCAGTTGGAAGCAGTCATGAAGAAACTGGCCCCGGAACTGTTTGAGTCTCAGCCGGACCTTCTACACCAGCTTGTCACAATCATGAACCCCAATACACTTATGGCCCATGGAGTACCA ATTTACAGAACCAATCAGTGCGCAGGAGAGTTCGTCATCACTTTCCCACGATCCTATCACAGCGGCTTCAACCAGGGCTTCAACTTTGCAGAAGCTGTGAACTTTTGCACAGTGGACTGG ATGCCACTGGGGCGTCAGTGTGTGGATCACTACCGCCTGCTGCACCGTTACTGTGTGTTCTCTCATGATGAGATGGTGTGTAATATGGCCATGAAAGCCGGCAGCCTGGACGTGGTTCTGGCATCAGCCGTACAGAAGGACATGCGGCTCATGATCAAAGAGGAGAGAGAACTGCGGGACAAAGTCCGCAAGATG GGGGTGGTCCAGTGTGAGTTGTTTGAATACGACCTGCTGGCAGATGATGAGAGACAGTGCGTAAAGTGTCGCACCACCTGTTACCTGTCTGCTCTCACCTGTCCCTGCAGACCAGGAGTCCAGGTGTGTCTACACCACGCCCACGACCTCTGCTCCTGCCCCGTCTCCAACTACACACTCAA TTACCGTTTCACACTGGATGACCTTTACCCGATGATGAACGCTGTGCAGCAGAGGGCGGAGTCTTATGATGAGTGGGCGGCAAGGGTGACGGAAGTCATGGAAGCAAAGCTTGACAAGAAACGCA ATGTCACCGTGTTTCGTGCCCTTCTGGGGGAGTCCGATGAGAAGTCATTCCCAGAGAACGATCTGTTACGTCAGCTGAGGCTGGTTACTCAAGATGCTGAGAAATGCTCGTCTGTTGCCCAGCGACTGCTAAATGGCAAAAGGCAGACAAG GTACCGCACAGGCGGGGGTAATTCTCCTAATCAGCTCACAGTGGAGGAAATGAGATCATTTGTCCGCCAGCTTTATAACCTGCCCTGCAGCCTAACACAAGCACCGCTTCTGAAG GACCTGCTGAACAGCATTGAGGATTTCCAGCAGCACAGTGAGAAGCTTCTTTCTGATGAAGTGAGCGCAGATTCTGTTAGCGAGATCGAGTCCTTGCTGGAGGAGGGCTCTCAGTTTGACGTGTTTCTTCCGGAGTTGCCGCTGCTACGGGAGCGTTTGGAACAGACCCGGTGGCTGACTGGAGTTCAGCAGGCAGAGGATCTGGTATCAAACCCCTGCGGTCTCTCTCTGGACAGCATGCGCCGGCTGATCGATCGAGGAGTCGGACTGACACCACATCCCTCCACCGAACGCACAATGGCTCGGCTGCAGGAACTGCTCACAATCTCGGAGGAGATGGAAGAGAAAGCTCAGGCACTGCTGAAGGCCAG GCCTCCAGAGAGTTTAGAGACACTCAGTTCTATGTTGACTCAGATAGACGGGGTACCAGCATACCTGCCAAACTGCCTGCTACTACAAGACACGGTGAACAGGGCTAAAGAATGGCTCCAGGAAGCTGAGGATTTACAG GTTGGAGGTCAGACTCTGGTTCTCAGCTCACTCTCTGATATGGTTCTGAGAGCACATGCTATTCCTGTGCGACTGGAGCCTCTGGACCAGCTGGAGGTTCTGGTATCAGAGGTGCAGGCCTGGAAAGAGTCTGCTGCTAAAACCTTCCTCATCAAAAACTCCCCTTTCACGCTGTTTGAG GTCTTGTGTCCCCGATGGGAAGTGGGCAGCTCTTTGAAGAAGAAGATGAGGAAGGTGAAGGGAGAGTGTGTGTCATCAGGGAAGAAGAAGCCTGTGAAGCTGGACAGTATGAGTGACGTTGAGAGAGCACTTTCAGACAGCAAAGACTCTGCGTCTGCT ATGTTTACTCTGGCTGAGGTTCGTTTAAAAGAGCAGGAGTCGCTATGCTCTCTCCGTGCAGCTAATGAATCAAAGCTCCTGCCTACAGCGGACTGCGCAGCTctcagagtttgtgtgtgtcagaaaCCACCCATGGGTGCCATGCTGCAGTGCGAGCTGTGTCGAGATGCtttccacagtgtgtgtgtacgTGGGCCTTCCGATCCCCTTGACCCTGAAGCCTGGCTGTGTCCATTATGTCTACGATCGACAAAGCCCTCACTGGACAAGATCCAGACCCTATTGTCATCACTGCAGCGGATCCGTGTGCGTCTCCCAGAGGGTGATGCTTTACGTTATATGATCGAACGCGCTGGCAGCTGGCAGCGACGGGCACGAGAGGTCATAGACTCATATGATCACTCGCTGACCTCTCAGGATTGCAGAAGAGCTTCACCCACACTGAGCCACAGGACCACTGGGCATAAAAGGAAG cTGTGTGGATCTCCATCTCGGTGTCAGGACTGGGGTGTTTCGGGGCAAGAACAGTCGGTGTTTTACACAGAGCAGCGTTGTATCCCTCTCCAGG GTCTCAGTTCGGAGTTGGAGGAACTGATGGTGGAGGGATTGCTCCTGCAGGTTTCTCTCCCCGAGACCCAGCAGCTCTACAGACTTCTGCTGTCCGGCCCCCCGACCACAAACACATCCCACACAGAACACGCACCCTACCTCACACCAGAACACTCCTCACCACAGAGAGAG CGAGATGCAATCACTTCAGCAGAAAAGAAAGCCAAGCGGCGGATGAACAGAGAAGAGACTGAGATCAGGGATAGAGGGATAAAGCCGAAAAGCAAGAAGCAGCGGATGGGTACAGAGAAGcggagagagaggaaagaggcATCGGTCTCTGCGTCAGACGTGTCTCAGTCAGAAGACTCTGAAGAGGATATGACCCAGTGTCCAGCAGAGAACTGTCTCCAGCCGGAGGGAGAAGAG GTGTACTGGGTTCAGTGTGACTGCTGTAACTGCTGGTTCCATATGATATGTGTGGGTGTATCAGCAGAACTCGCAGCCAAGGAGGATTACATGTGTGTGACCTGCAGCACAACCAACGCAGGCCGCCGGAAGTGA